In Populus nigra chromosome 10, ddPopNigr1.1, whole genome shotgun sequence, the following proteins share a genomic window:
- the LOC133705441 gene encoding probable methyltransferase PMT4 isoform X3, translating to MSRPREQCLVRPPKDYKIPLRWPAGKDVIWSGNVKITKDQFLSSGSMTKRLMLLEENQFAFHSEDGLIFDGVKDYSHQVAEMIGLGGDSEFVHAGVQTVLDIGCGFGSFGAHLVSLKLMPVCIAAYEATGSQVQMALERGLPAMIGNFISRQLPYPTLSFDMIHCAQCGIVWDKKDGMLLIEVDRVLKPGGYFVLTSPASNPHGSSLSTKKRSTLTPIEEFTEEICWNLIAQQDETFIWQKTVDVHCYKTRKHGAIPICNDGHDSSSYYQPLVSCISGATSNRWIPIQNRSSGPHLSSAELEIHGVQPEDYFEDSQVWRSALRNYWSLLSPIIFSDHPKRPGDEDPTPPFNMVRNVMDMNARYGGLNAAMLEENKLVWVMNVVPVRAPNTLPLILDRGFAGVLHDWCEPFPTYPRTYDLLHANGLLAHLSSERCSMMDLFLEMDRILRPEGWVIFSDKLGAIEMAQALAMQIHWEARVIDLDNGSDQRLLVCQKPFVKK from the exons ATGTCAAGACCGAGGGAACAATGTTTGGTTCGCCCTCCAAAGGACTATAAGATTCCCTTAAGGTGGCCTGCTGGTAAGGATGTGATCTGGAGCGGAAATGTTAAGATAACCAAAGATCAGTTTCTTTCTTCCGGAAGCATGACCAAAAG GTTGATGTTACTGGAAGAGAATCAATTTGCCTTCCACTCTGAGGATGGATTGATCTTTGATGGTGTGAAAGATTATTCTCACCAGGTTGCAGAGATGATAGGATTAGGAGGTGACTCTGAATTTGTTCACGCTGGT GTGCAAACTGTGCTGGACATTGGTTGTGGATTTGGTAGCTTTGGAGCTCATTTAGTATCACTGAAACTAATGCCTGTTTGTATTGCGGCATATGAGGCAACCGGAAGCCAAGTTCAAATGGCCCTCGAAAGAGGTCTTCCAGCAATGATTGGCAATTTTATTTCACGACAACTTCCATATCCAACATTGTCATTTGATATGATTCATTGTGCTCAATGCGGTATTGTTTGGGATAAAAAAG ATGGTATGCTCCTTATAGAAGTGGATCGAGTTCTCAAGCCTGGAGGTTACTTTGTTTTAACTTCACCAGCAAGCAATCCACATGGAAGTTCATTGAGTACGAAGAAGAGAAGCACACTGACACCAATAGAAGAATTTACTGAAGAAATCTGTTGGAATCTTATAGCTCAGCAGGATGAGACTTTCATCTGGCAGAAAACTGTGGATGTTCATTGCTATAAAACTCG TAAGCATGGGGCTATACCAATTTGTAATGATGGCCACGATTCTTCATCTTATTATCAACCCCTTGTGTCATGTATAAGTGGGGCCACCAGCAACCGCTGGATTCCCATCCAGAACAGGTCCTCTGGTCCCCATTTGAGCTCAGCAGAGCTTGAAATTCATGGA GTTCAGCCGGAAGATTACTTTGAAGACTCTCAGGTTTGGAGATCAGCTCTGAGAAACTACTGGTCTTTACTTTCACCTATAATTTTCTCCGACCATCCTAAGAGACCAGGTGATGAAGATCCAACACCTCCATTTAACATGGTACGCAACGTCATGGATATGAATGCTCGATATGGAGGTTTAAATGCTGCAATGCTGGaggaaaataaattagtttgGGTGATGAATGTAGTGCCTGTCAGGGCTCCTAATACACTTCCTCTCATACTTGATCGTGGTTTTGCTGGTGTCTTGCATGACTG GTGTGAGCCATTCCCCACATACCCCCGAACATATGACTTGCTTCATGCTAATGGGCTTCTTGCACATCTCAGTTCAGAAAGATGCAGCATGatggatttatttttagagaTGGATCGAATTCTACGCCCTGAG GGATGGGTTATCTTTTCTGATAAATTAGGAGCTATTGAGATGGCACAGGCACTTGCCATGCAGATACACTGGGAAGCTAGGGTGATTGACCTAGATAATGGCAGTGACCAGCGGCTACTTGTTTGCCAAAAACCATTTGTGAAAAAATGA
- the LOC133704116 gene encoding protein KTI12 homolog encodes MALVVICGQPCSGKSTAAFFLAEALKESESNSTIRIIDEASFHLDRNQSYANMTAEKNLRGALRSEVDRSVSKDNIIIVDSLNSIKGYRYELWCLARSAGIRYSVLFCDVEETQCKKWNEQRMDKCEATYDDTIFEDLARRFERPDRRNRWDSPLFELSPYKDGIQKSSAAIVDAVSYLTKKVDSKTRDVKILHPTIATQSTRFSEANSLYELDRATQEVTNVIVEAQSQSIGGPLNGISLGQGLPTLNMSRSVGLPELRRLRRTFIKLTGQTSLSGPPPPSDAESAKRMFVDYLNRELGTT; translated from the coding sequence ATGGCTTTGGTTGTAATCTGTGGCCAGCCATGCAGTGGGAAGTCCACAGCTGCATTTTTCCTAGCTGAAGCTCTCAAAGAATCAGAATCTAACTCAACCATTAGAATAATTGATGAAGCTTCTTTTCATCTTGATCGTAATCAAAGTTATGCCAACATGACTGCAGAGAAGAATTTAAGAGGAGCGCTCCGGTCTGAAGTTGATAGATCTGTATCAAAAGACAATATAATTATAGTGGATTCTTTGAACAGCATCAAGGGTTACAGGTATGAGCTATGGTGTTTGGCTCGTTCTGCAGGAATAAGATACAGTGTGTTGTTTTGTGATGTCGAAGAAACTCAATGTAAAAAATGGAATGAACAACGTATGGACAAGTGTGAAGCTACATATGATGATACTATCTTTGAGGACCTGGCAAGAAGGTTTGAGAGGCCAGATAGAAGAAATCGATGGGATTCTCCTCTGTTTGAGTTATCGCCATATAAAGATGGTATTCAGAAATCTTCAGCTGCCATTGTAGATGCTGTTTCATACTTAACAAAAAAAGTGGACTCAAAAACTCGGGATGTTAAAATTTTACATCCAACAATTGCTACACAAAGTACACGATTTTCGGAGGCAAATTCTCTATATGAGCTGGACAGGGCAACACAAGAGGTTACCAATGTCATTGTAGAAGCACAATCCCAGTCAATCGGAGGACCTCTAAATGGAATTTCTCTTGGCCAGGGTTTACCAACTCTTAATATGTCAAGATCAGTTGGGCTACCAGAGTTACGGAGACTGCGTCGGACATTCATCAAGTTGACAGGTCAGACAAGCTTAAGTGGACCTCCCCCTCCTTCGGATGCAGAGAGCGCAAAAAGGATGTTTGTTGATTACTTGAACAGGGAATTGGGAACTACTTGA
- the LOC133704897 gene encoding uncharacterized protein LOC133704897, protein METNQKNNFVCKYCNKRYPCGKSLGGHIRIHLNANGTCSTDEDAKVKMSTTENKSEQISVSEAGGQFGYALRENPKKTTRFVADSSNTTSLPEKLCKECGKGFQSLKALCGHMACHSKNFFQDQSGATMKLKGIIMDKQSDSETTDPIEPRRSKRMRYKAIDVYTSSLSLTNTASLSSTSDIEQEQEEVAKSLMMLSKDSGFKGCFSSVADSSDNNSVVLEGKSSSMKMRINVNDGINFVSSGIESLEMKKATQRGVNSAENDQSENSDSGYFRNGPKKVESDVSVHGFARNGEFKKQEVDSMFSYDDELDAESGKRLSMSRHIRTQLGKDFIVDDVYNQGDRALMDSQKGFKNESCEYLSSSVRNRGSKCVSLGGRRTSHNRINGCSDSIYESGENSVDTDYVPNPIANSSKMIQSRSGKTPIEKNSSGKAEKKLGLKIEKVHECPFCPKVFRSGQALGGHKRSHFIGAARVRPVVIEQDVPEISTRGLIDLNLPVSMEEESDGLGPW, encoded by the coding sequence ATGGAAACCAATCAAAAGAACAACTTTGTTTGCAAGTATTGCAACAAAAGATATCCCTGTGGCAAGTCCTTGGGTGGTCATATTAGGATCCATTTGAATGCTAATGGAACTTGCTCAACTGATGAAGATGCTAAGGTTAAGATGAGCACGACAGAAAACAAAAGTGAGCAAATCTCTGTGTCTGAAGCTGGTGGTCAGTTTGGTTATGCTCTTAGAGAGAATCCTAAGAAAACAACCAGGTTTGTGGCGGATTCCAGCAATACTACTTCACTGCCAGAAAAGCTGTGTAAAGAATGTGGTAAGGGGTTTCAATCACTGAAAGCACTTTGTGGTCACATGGCTTGTCACTCTAAGAACTTCTTTCAAGACCAGTCGGGGGCTACTATGAAGTTGAAAGGAATCATCATGGACAAGCAGTCAGATAGTGAGACAACTGATCCGATTGAGCCAAGGAGATCCAAAAGAATGAGGTACAAGGCTATTGATGTTTACACTTCTTCATTATCTTTGACAAATACTGCTTCTTTATCTTCTACTTCTGATATAGAGCAAGAACAAGAGGAAGTGGCTAAATCTTTGATGATGTTGTCCAAGGATTCTGGTTTTAAAGGTTGTTTTAGTTCAGTCGCAGATTCTTCAGATAACAATTCCGTGGTTTTAGAGGGTAAATCATCATCTATGAAAATGAGGATTAATGTAAATGACGGTATTAATTTCGTGTCCAGCGGTATCGAGTCACTGGAGATGAAGAAGGCAACGCAAAGGGGGGTAAATTCTGCTGAGAATGATCAGTCTGAGAATTCTGATTCCGGGTACTTTAGGAACGGTCCCAAGAAGGTTGAATCAGATGTTTCTGTTCATGGGTTTGCTAGGAATGGTGAATTCAAGAAGCAAGAAGTGGATTCTATGTTTAGTTATGATGATGAGCTGGATGCTGAATCAGGGAAAAGATTAAGCATGTCAAGGCATATTAGAACTCAATTGGGGAAGGATTTCATCGTGGATGATGTATATAATCAAGGTGATAGAGCTTTGATGGATTCGCAAAAGGGATTCAAGAATGAGTCTTGCGAATATCTTAGCAGCAGTGTTCGAAACAGGGGCAGCAAATGTGTTTCTCTCGGGGGACGCAGAACCAGCCATAACAGGATTAATGGCTGCAGTGATTCAATATATGAGAGTGGGGAGAACAGCGTAGATACTGACTATGTCCCTAATCCAATTGCTAATAGTAGTAAGATGATTCAATCTAGAAGTGGAAAAACTCCAATTGAGAAGAATTCTTCTGGAAAAGCAGAGAAAAAATTGGGGTTGAAAATAGAGAAAGTACACGAATGTCCTTTCTGTCCCAAGGTTTTCCGATCAGGTCAAGCTTTGGGTGGTCATAAGAGGTCCCATTTTATTGGAGCGGCCAGGGTTAGACCTGTGGTGATTGAGCAAGATGTGCCTGAGATATCCACGCGGGGGCTAATCGATCTTAATCTTCCTGTCTCCATGGAGGAAGAGTCAGATGGGTTAGGACCGTGGTAA
- the LOC133705441 gene encoding probable methyltransferase PMT5 isoform X1, giving the protein MRSPWFNKPLAIFGPRPPISWLLLCVVCVLALIAILGSTSLSAFDSVTPIPVLDIYSNYRRLKEQAAVDYLELRTLSSGAGRQRELGLCGREQENYVPCYNVSANLLTGLKDGEEFDRHCEMSRPREQCLVRPPKDYKIPLRWPAGKDVIWSGNVKITKDQFLSSGSMTKRLMLLEENQFAFHSEDGLIFDGVKDYSHQVAEMIGLGGDSEFVHAGVQTVLDIGCGFGSFGAHLVSLKLMPVCIAAYEATGSQVQMALERGLPAMIGNFISRQLPYPTLSFDMIHCAQCGIVWDKKDGMLLIEVDRVLKPGGYFVLTSPASNPHGSSLSTKKRSTLTPIEEFTEEICWNLIAQQDETFIWQKTVDVHCYKTRKHGAIPICNDGHDSSSYYQPLVSCISGATSNRWIPIQNRSSGPHLSSAELEIHGVQPEDYFEDSQVWRSALRNYWSLLSPIIFSDHPKRPGDEDPTPPFNMVRNVMDMNARYGGLNAAMLEENKLVWVMNVVPVRAPNTLPLILDRGFAGVLHDWCEPFPTYPRTYDLLHANGLLAHLSSERCSMMDLFLEMDRILRPEGWVIFSDKLGAIEMAQALAMQIHWEARVIDLDNGSDQRLLVCQKPFVKK; this is encoded by the exons ATGAGAAGCCCTTGGTTCAATAAACCACTTGCTATTTTTGGCCCCAGACCGCCAATTAGTTGGTTGCTGTTGTGCGTTGTTTGTGTGCTTGCACTGATAGCTATCTTGGGTTCTACTTCTCTGAGTGCGTTTGATTCCGTGACTCCCATTCCCGTGCTTgatatttattcaaattataGAAGGTTAAAGGAGCAAGCGGCAGTTGACTATTTAGAGCTTAGAACACTCTCATCAGGAGCTGGTCGGCAAAGAGAGCTGGGACTTTGTGGCAGAGAACAAGAAAATTATGTTCCTTGTTACAATGTCTCAGCAAATTTGTTGACTGGGCTTAAAGATGGGGAGGAGTTTGATCGGCATTGTGAAATGTCAAGACCGAGGGAACAATGTTTGGTTCGCCCTCCAAAGGACTATAAGATTCCCTTAAGGTGGCCTGCTGGTAAGGATGTGATCTGGAGCGGAAATGTTAAGATAACCAAAGATCAGTTTCTTTCTTCCGGAAGCATGACCAAAAG GTTGATGTTACTGGAAGAGAATCAATTTGCCTTCCACTCTGAGGATGGATTGATCTTTGATGGTGTGAAAGATTATTCTCACCAGGTTGCAGAGATGATAGGATTAGGAGGTGACTCTGAATTTGTTCACGCTGGT GTGCAAACTGTGCTGGACATTGGTTGTGGATTTGGTAGCTTTGGAGCTCATTTAGTATCACTGAAACTAATGCCTGTTTGTATTGCGGCATATGAGGCAACCGGAAGCCAAGTTCAAATGGCCCTCGAAAGAGGTCTTCCAGCAATGATTGGCAATTTTATTTCACGACAACTTCCATATCCAACATTGTCATTTGATATGATTCATTGTGCTCAATGCGGTATTGTTTGGGATAAAAAAG ATGGTATGCTCCTTATAGAAGTGGATCGAGTTCTCAAGCCTGGAGGTTACTTTGTTTTAACTTCACCAGCAAGCAATCCACATGGAAGTTCATTGAGTACGAAGAAGAGAAGCACACTGACACCAATAGAAGAATTTACTGAAGAAATCTGTTGGAATCTTATAGCTCAGCAGGATGAGACTTTCATCTGGCAGAAAACTGTGGATGTTCATTGCTATAAAACTCG TAAGCATGGGGCTATACCAATTTGTAATGATGGCCACGATTCTTCATCTTATTATCAACCCCTTGTGTCATGTATAAGTGGGGCCACCAGCAACCGCTGGATTCCCATCCAGAACAGGTCCTCTGGTCCCCATTTGAGCTCAGCAGAGCTTGAAATTCATGGA GTTCAGCCGGAAGATTACTTTGAAGACTCTCAGGTTTGGAGATCAGCTCTGAGAAACTACTGGTCTTTACTTTCACCTATAATTTTCTCCGACCATCCTAAGAGACCAGGTGATGAAGATCCAACACCTCCATTTAACATGGTACGCAACGTCATGGATATGAATGCTCGATATGGAGGTTTAAATGCTGCAATGCTGGaggaaaataaattagtttgGGTGATGAATGTAGTGCCTGTCAGGGCTCCTAATACACTTCCTCTCATACTTGATCGTGGTTTTGCTGGTGTCTTGCATGACTG GTGTGAGCCATTCCCCACATACCCCCGAACATATGACTTGCTTCATGCTAATGGGCTTCTTGCACATCTCAGTTCAGAAAGATGCAGCATGatggatttatttttagagaTGGATCGAATTCTACGCCCTGAG GGATGGGTTATCTTTTCTGATAAATTAGGAGCTATTGAGATGGCACAGGCACTTGCCATGCAGATACACTGGGAAGCTAGGGTGATTGACCTAGATAATGGCAGTGACCAGCGGCTACTTGTTTGCCAAAAACCATTTGTGAAAAAATGA
- the LOC133706052 gene encoding protein KINESIN LIGHT CHAIN-RELATED 2-like, which translates to MPGLAMDVLNGGEYRRGDDDTIGDCMSYKGSDCSHRMIRSPRSTLSPHSPCSDSIDLAIHGIVDTSIDHLYHNVYRMQCSDPSPSRASFLSYGEESRIDSELRHLVGDIEETEITKEVTISENIEGDCVAGFTASNDDYNGSTDQKKAKSQAASLKKQLFRMESESGASARWNPKSRSSHEKPPTDRQMLDKKIRRPNAVFAVKKQGSFASVREKFRNGIDQHLLQTAGLDNPDLGPFLLKLTRDMISSGESPQKTLEFSLRATKSFEVCANGKPNLEHVMSLHVLAAIYCSLGQYNEAIPVLERSIEIPVIEDGPNHALAKFAGCMQLGDTYAMLGQNENSTLCYSAGLEIQRQVLGETDPRVGETCRYVAEAHVQALQFDDAEKLCQIALDIHGEKGGPAATLEEAADRRLMGIICEAKGNYESALEHYVLASMAMAANGQDMDVASIDCSIGDAYLSLARYDEAIFTYQKALTVFKSSKGENHPAVASVFVRLADLYNKIGRFRDSKSYCENALRIYEKPRPAGGVWPSEEIIASGFIDVSALYQSMNEYDRALKLLKKALKIYGTDAPGQQNTVAGIEAQMGVIYYMMGNYADSYRTFKSAIAKFRASGERKSALFGIALNQMGLACVQCYAINEAADLFKEARSILEKEYGPHHPDTLGVYSNLAGTYDAMGRLDDAIEILDYVVGMREEKLGTANPDVDDEKQRLVELLKEAGRVRNRKSKSLVTLLDANFQIIMDDDLEVS; encoded by the exons ATGCCGGGACTAGCCATGGATGTTTTAAATGGAGGTGAATATAGAAGAGGAGATGATGATACAATTGGAGACTGCATGTCTTACAAGGGTAGCGACTGTAGCCACCGGATGATCAGGTCTCCAAGAAGCACATTAAGCCCTCACAGTCCATGCAGTGACTCCATTGATCTAGCCATTCATGGCATCGTTGACACCTCCATCGACCATCTGTATCACAATGTCTATAGGATGCAATGCTCTGATCCTTCTCCCTCCAGGGCTAGTTTTCTGTCATATGGTGAGGAATCGAGGATTGATTCGGAATTGCGCCATCTTGTTGGAGATATTGAAGAAACAGAGATAACCAAAGAGGTGACAATATCGGAGAATATAGAAGGGGATTGTGTTGCTGGCTTCACAGCTTCCAATGACGATTATAATGGGTCTACTGACCAAAAAAAGGCTAAAAGCCAAGCTGCAAGCCTTAAGAAGCAGCTTTTCCGCATGGAATCAGAATCTGGTGCATCTGCAAGATGGAATCCTAAGAGCAGATCTTCTCACGAGAAGCCTCCGACCGATAGGCAGATGTTGgacaagaaaataagaagaCCAAATGCAGTTTTTGCAGTGAAGAAGCAGGGAAGTTTCGCTTCTGTTCGAGAAAAGTTCCGGAATGGAATTGATCAGCATCTTCTGCAGACTGCGGGATTAGATAACCCCGACCTTGGACCATTCTTGCTTAAACTAACAAGGGATATGATATCTTCCGGTGAAAGTCCGCAAAAAACCCTTGAATTTTCTCTTCGAGCAACGAAATCATTTGAGGTATGTGCAAATGGAAAACCCAATTTAGAGCACGTTATGTCTTTGCATGTTTTAGCAGCAATATACTGCAGCTTAGGCCAATATAATGAGGCAATTCCTGTTCTAGAGCGCTCTATTGAGATTCCAGTAATAGAAGATGGTCCAAATCATGCACTGGCTAAGTTTGCTGGTTGCATGCAATTGGGTGATACTTACGCAATGCTTGGCCAGAATGAGAATTCAACACTGTGTTATTCAGCTGGTCTCGAAATCCAAAGGCAAGTCTTGGGAGAAACAGATCCTCGAGTTGGTGAGACATGCCGATATGTAGCTGAGGCTCACGTTCAAGCATTGCAATTTGATGATGCTGAGAAGCTTTGTCAGATAGCACTTGACATCCATGGGGAGAAAGGTGGCCCAGCCGCAACTCTTGAAGAAGCAGCAGATAGAAGGCTTATGGGCATTATCTGTGAAGCAAAAGGAAATTATGAATCTGCTCTTGAGCATTATGTTTTAGCAAGCATGGCCATGGCAGCAAATGGCCAGGACATGGATGTGGCTTCCATTGATTGCAGCATTGGAGATGCATATTTATCTTTGGCACGCTATGATGAGGCTATCTTCACTTATCAGAAAGCGCTTACTGTCTTCAAGTCAAGTAAAGGAGAGAATCACCCAGCAGTTGCTTCCGTTTTTGTACGTTTGGCTGACTTGTATAACAAAATAGGGAGGTTCAGGGATTCTAAATCCTACTGTGAAAACGCACTTAGGATTTACGAAAAGCCACGTCCTGCAGGGGGGGTCTGGCCTTCAGAAGAAATTATAGCCAGTGGTTTTATTGACGTTTCTGCTTTATATCAGTCCATGAACGAGTATGATCGGGCACTCAAATTACTCAAGAAGGCTTTAAAGATCTACGGTACTGATGCTCCGGGTCAGCAAAACACAGTCGCAGGAATTGAAGCCCAGATGGGGGTCATTTATTATATGATGGGGAATTATGCTGATTCTTACAGAACTTTCAAGAGTGCCATAGCAAAATTTCGAGCAAGTGGAGAGAGAAAATCTGCCTTGTTTGGGATTGCTTTGAACCAAATGGGTCTAGCCTGCGTGCAGTGTTACGCAATAAACGAGGCTGCAGATCTGTTCAAAGAAGCAAGAAGCATCTTGGAGAAGGAATATGGACCCCATCATCCAGACACTTTGGGGGTTTATAGCAACCTAGCAGGCACCTATGATGCAATGGGCAG GTTGGATGATGCCATCGAAATTCTGGACTATGTGGTTGGCATGAGGGAGGAAAAGCTAGGAACAGCAAATCCTGATGTGGATGACGAGAAGCAACGGTTAGTGGAGTTATTGAAAGAAGCAGGCAGGGTTCGGAACAGGAAATCCAAATCACTAGTAACCCTCCTTGATGCAAATTTTCAGATTATTATGGACGATGATCTTGAGGTCTCGTAA
- the LOC133705441 gene encoding probable methyltransferase PMT5 isoform X2, whose amino-acid sequence MRSPWFNKPLAIFGPRPPISWLLLCVVCVLALIAILGSTSLSAFDSVTPIPVLDIYSNYRRLKEQAAVDYLELRTLSSGAGRQRELGLCGREQENYVPCYNVSANLLTGLKDGEEFDRHCEMSRPREQCLVRPPKDYKIPLRWPAGKDVIWSGNVKITKDQFLSSGSMTKRLMLLEENQFAFHSEDGLIFDGVKDYSHQVAEMIGLGGDSEFVHAGVQTVLDIGCGFGSFGAHLVSLKLMPVCIAAYEATGSQVQMALERGLPAMIGNFISRQLPYPTLSFDMIHCAQCGIVWDKKDGMLLIEVDRVLKPGGYFVLTSPASNPHGSSLSTKKRSTLTPIEEFTEEICWNLIAQQDETFIWQKTVDVHCYKTRKHGAIPICNDGHDSSSYYQPLVSCISGATSNRWIPIQNRSSGPHLSSAELEIHGVQPEDYFEDSQVWRSALRNYWSLLSPIIFSDHPKRPGDEDPTPPFNMVRNVMDMNARYGGLNAAMLEENKLVWVMNVVPVRAPNTLPLILDRGFAGVLHD is encoded by the exons ATGAGAAGCCCTTGGTTCAATAAACCACTTGCTATTTTTGGCCCCAGACCGCCAATTAGTTGGTTGCTGTTGTGCGTTGTTTGTGTGCTTGCACTGATAGCTATCTTGGGTTCTACTTCTCTGAGTGCGTTTGATTCCGTGACTCCCATTCCCGTGCTTgatatttattcaaattataGAAGGTTAAAGGAGCAAGCGGCAGTTGACTATTTAGAGCTTAGAACACTCTCATCAGGAGCTGGTCGGCAAAGAGAGCTGGGACTTTGTGGCAGAGAACAAGAAAATTATGTTCCTTGTTACAATGTCTCAGCAAATTTGTTGACTGGGCTTAAAGATGGGGAGGAGTTTGATCGGCATTGTGAAATGTCAAGACCGAGGGAACAATGTTTGGTTCGCCCTCCAAAGGACTATAAGATTCCCTTAAGGTGGCCTGCTGGTAAGGATGTGATCTGGAGCGGAAATGTTAAGATAACCAAAGATCAGTTTCTTTCTTCCGGAAGCATGACCAAAAG GTTGATGTTACTGGAAGAGAATCAATTTGCCTTCCACTCTGAGGATGGATTGATCTTTGATGGTGTGAAAGATTATTCTCACCAGGTTGCAGAGATGATAGGATTAGGAGGTGACTCTGAATTTGTTCACGCTGGT GTGCAAACTGTGCTGGACATTGGTTGTGGATTTGGTAGCTTTGGAGCTCATTTAGTATCACTGAAACTAATGCCTGTTTGTATTGCGGCATATGAGGCAACCGGAAGCCAAGTTCAAATGGCCCTCGAAAGAGGTCTTCCAGCAATGATTGGCAATTTTATTTCACGACAACTTCCATATCCAACATTGTCATTTGATATGATTCATTGTGCTCAATGCGGTATTGTTTGGGATAAAAAAG ATGGTATGCTCCTTATAGAAGTGGATCGAGTTCTCAAGCCTGGAGGTTACTTTGTTTTAACTTCACCAGCAAGCAATCCACATGGAAGTTCATTGAGTACGAAGAAGAGAAGCACACTGACACCAATAGAAGAATTTACTGAAGAAATCTGTTGGAATCTTATAGCTCAGCAGGATGAGACTTTCATCTGGCAGAAAACTGTGGATGTTCATTGCTATAAAACTCG TAAGCATGGGGCTATACCAATTTGTAATGATGGCCACGATTCTTCATCTTATTATCAACCCCTTGTGTCATGTATAAGTGGGGCCACCAGCAACCGCTGGATTCCCATCCAGAACAGGTCCTCTGGTCCCCATTTGAGCTCAGCAGAGCTTGAAATTCATGGA GTTCAGCCGGAAGATTACTTTGAAGACTCTCAGGTTTGGAGATCAGCTCTGAGAAACTACTGGTCTTTACTTTCACCTATAATTTTCTCCGACCATCCTAAGAGACCAGGTGATGAAGATCCAACACCTCCATTTAACATGGTACGCAACGTCATGGATATGAATGCTCGATATGGAGGTTTAAATGCTGCAATGCTGGaggaaaataaattagtttgGGTGATGAATGTAGTGCCTGTCAGGGCTCCTAATACACTTCCTCTCATACTTGATCGTGGTTTTGCTGGTGTCTTGCATGACTG A